The Changchengzhania lutea genomic sequence TTCCCATGTAAATACACACCAAAAATAGAGGCATTTAAAGCATTATGGCCTTGGGAAACTAATCCGCAAATGATACCAGTAAGCACATCGCCACTGCCCGCTGTGGCTAACCCAGGATTTCCTGTTGTATTTACATAAATTTTTTCGTTTCCTATGGTGATGCTGTTGGCACCTTTAATAACGATAATAATCTTATATTTTTTAGAAAGGGCTTTTACTTTTTTAATTTTCTCAAAATCGTCTTTCCAAGTACCAATCAACCGTTCTAATTCCTTAGGATGTGGTGTCAATATCGTGTTTTCAGGCAGTAATTTTAATAATGTTTTTTTTTTAGAAAGCATGTTTATGCCATCGGCATCTATAACTAAAGGTGTCTTTTTGTTCACTTTTAAAAAGGCTTCAAATGCACTTAATGTTTTTGGGCTTGTGCCAGCTCCCATCCCAAAGCCAATTACGGTTGGTTTGACTTCGAAATCTATTTTAGTGAGTAGTTCTTCATCCGTATCAGTAACTACCATAGCCTCTGGAAAAGACGATTGTAGTACCGTATAACCACATTTAGGAACAAATGCAGAAACCAGTCCTGCGCCAGCAGAAAGTGCCGCCTTGCTTGACAAAGTTACAGATCCAATTTTGCCATAACTGCCACCGATAATCATGGTATGTCCAAAACTACCTTTATGAGAGTATTTTTCACGAGGCACGTACATTTGTAGTACTTCATACTTCCCAATTAAGTGGACCTCCGTTTCGGTTTCTTTAAGAAATGCTGGATCGAGTCCAATATCCAAAACTTCCCATTGACCAATAAATTTTGCGGTTTCAGGTAAAAAAAACACCAACTTTGGCGCAACAAAACTCAGGGTGTAACCTGCCCAAACGACGTCGTTTTCATCAGTTGGTACCTGATCGGTTCGTAAACCTGAAGGAATATCGACCGACAAGGTAAACGCTTTTGAATTTTTAAAATGTTGAAATAATTGACCTAACCATTCATCTACTGGTCTGTTCAATCCAATCCCGAAAATACAATCCACAATAATAGCGTCTGGTGTTATTTCTGGAAAATCTTCCTTACAGTTTAAAAGGACGGGCCAATCTTTTGTGACATTTTTTACACGGTCATAATTGACTAAAAAATCTTTAGAACGCTTATCACTGCAATTCGCAATATATGTTTTCACATGATAGCCATATGTTATTAAATGCCTTGCTAAAACCAATCCATCACCACCATTATTGCCAATTCCACAAAACACGTGAATGGGCACTTGTGCGCCTTGCATACGTTGGTGGATCCATTCAAAAATCTGTGTTCCTGCGCGCTCCATTAAGTCTGTAGACGAAATATTCTGCCGCTCTACTGTAAGGTTGTCCCATTGATATATCTGTTCTTTAGAAAAAATTTTCATTTGTAAATTATTGATTTTTCAATTCTTAATATTTTAAACGCATTTTATGAACCAAAATTTAAGACTGAATAAGAATACTGTAAAAAAATTTGTTTTGTTTTTTTATTAGGTTAAAAGTAATACTTTTGAATAGTATTATTTAAATATACATGAATCATTTAAGCCAAAATTTGAATATCAGACTGCTCTTAACTTTAAGAGCCATAACTGCATTTTTTGGAACTACTACAATTATTAAGACCCCTTGGGGTTATTAGTTATATATTCTTCGGTTACGTTTGCAATAATTATATTGCACCATTTAAGTCTATTTTTTAATTATACAACGCATTAAAACATGAAGGTTCTAAAATTTGGAGGCACTTCGGTAGGGTCATCAAAAAATATACAAAAAGTTATCAATATTTTAGAAGACTATTCTAAAACACAACCCGTCATTTGTGTAGTTTCTGCCGTTGGAGGTGTGACAGATAAATTACTCTTAGCTGGAAAGCAAGCTCAAAATAAAGATAAGGGCTATAAAGATACGTTTGAAGCCATTTCAACAATTCATAGTACCATAATAACGGAATTAAATTCTAATAATAGTGATTCTATTAACCAAGAGGTAAATAAACACTTAGCGGCTTTAAAAAGCTTGTTAGATGGTATCTATCTCATCAATGAATTATCTCCCAAAACGTCGGATAAATTGGTCAGTTTTGGCGAGATTCTGTCCTCATTTATTATTGCGGAAACTATGATAAATCAAGGTCTATCAGCTCAAAGGAAAAATTCACAAGAGCTTATTGTAACGAACTCTAATTTCACCAAGGCGGAAGTTTATTATGATCTAACTAATAAAAATATAAAAGATTATTTTGAAACGGCATCACAACAAATCACCATACTTCCTGGGTTTATTTCAAAATCTAA encodes the following:
- a CDS encoding NAD(P)H-hydrate dehydratase, whose protein sequence is MKIFSKEQIYQWDNLTVERQNISSTDLMERAGTQIFEWIHQRMQGAQVPIHVFCGIGNNGGDGLVLARHLITYGYHVKTYIANCSDKRSKDFLVNYDRVKNVTKDWPVLLNCKEDFPEITPDAIIVDCIFGIGLNRPVDEWLGQLFQHFKNSKAFTLSVDIPSGLRTDQVPTDENDVVWAGYTLSFVAPKLVFFLPETAKFIGQWEVLDIGLDPAFLKETETEVHLIGKYEVLQMYVPREKYSHKGSFGHTMIIGGSYGKIGSVTLSSKAALSAGAGLVSAFVPKCGYTVLQSSFPEAMVVTDTDEELLTKIDFEVKPTVIGFGMGAGTSPKTLSAFEAFLKVNKKTPLVIDADGINMLSKKKTLLKLLPENTILTPHPKELERLIGTWKDDFEKIKKVKALSKKYKIIIVIKGANSITIGNEKIYVNTTGNPGLATAGSGDVLTGIICGLVSQGHNALNASIFGVYLHGKSADIAIQDYGYQSLIASHVINYIGKAYLDLFKQPEPTIEEEKKQVK